A window of Chitinophagales bacterium contains these coding sequences:
- a CDS encoding RagB/SusD family nutrient uptake outer membrane protein — MKKYNKIFWSLLLVTLGFATVTGCKKFLDRKPLSATLDDYGSELDGQAVGLYAIFNTYAGFNTLPWIDFNSIRDDDAQKGSSATDGAEVVTEFETFQYTKDDWATNSYWDDHFYMVNKCNQLLHTASINNLSDPSSLRNMGEAYFFRAYAYFELLRAYGPVPKIDYFYTVASDGIQPKSTEAVIFALIDKDLDSAVKLLPINWFNSTTNNNPFPGRLTYGAARTLWAQTYMWRQNWAQALAQCNLVIGSGQYSLAPKFIDVWKEGLNGAGKNGPESILEMQAYLGPGGTPDYGSFYGVSQNVRQGGAAQEWNLGWGWNTPTDKLENDWDDTDPRKAATILYSGQFDGGPATGGFGATLPVYGPGTSLDQKYWNKKVYSDPAVRQVTGTQTSGYPAWINHRVLRYADVILMKAEASNELGDGATAEAMLELIRARARGGASGILPHISFVSQAQMRQAIKDERRWEFAMEGYRFNDLVRWGDALSVLGPLGYTARCNYYPIPQKAIDLSGGVLVQNPLW, encoded by the coding sequence ATGAAAAAATACAATAAAATCTTCTGGAGCCTCCTGCTGGTGACCCTTGGGTTTGCTACTGTGACCGGCTGTAAGAAATTTCTTGACCGGAAGCCTTTGTCCGCTACCCTGGACGATTATGGCAGTGAGCTGGATGGCCAGGCAGTAGGTCTGTATGCGATCTTTAATACCTATGCAGGTTTTAATACCCTGCCTTGGATAGATTTCAACAGTATTCGCGATGACGATGCCCAAAAGGGAAGTAGTGCTACGGATGGTGCCGAGGTTGTAACAGAGTTTGAGACCTTCCAGTACACCAAAGACGACTGGGCTACCAACTCCTATTGGGATGACCACTTTTACATGGTCAACAAGTGTAACCAGTTGTTACACACTGCTTCGATCAATAATTTGTCCGATCCCTCCTCCTTACGGAACATGGGTGAGGCTTATTTCTTCCGCGCATATGCGTACTTCGAACTGTTAAGGGCTTATGGTCCTGTTCCGAAGATCGACTACTTCTATACTGTAGCTTCGGACGGTATTCAACCCAAATCAACCGAGGCTGTGATCTTTGCCCTCATTGATAAGGATCTGGATTCTGCGGTTAAATTGCTCCCCATCAACTGGTTCAACAGTACCACAAACAACAACCCTTTCCCTGGTCGTCTGACCTATGGAGCGGCTCGTACCTTGTGGGCGCAGACTTATATGTGGCGTCAGAACTGGGCACAAGCGTTGGCTCAGTGTAACCTCGTGATCGGATCCGGTCAGTATTCACTGGCTCCCAAGTTCATCGATGTATGGAAAGAAGGATTGAATGGTGCCGGTAAAAACGGTCCTGAGTCCATTCTGGAAATGCAGGCCTATCTCGGGCCCGGTGGTACGCCTGATTATGGTTCTTTCTATGGTGTTTCCCAAAACGTACGTCAGGGTGGTGCCGCACAAGAATGGAACCTGGGTTGGGGATGGAACACACCCACGGATAAACTGGAGAATGACTGGGATGATACCGATCCCCGCAAAGCGGCTACGATCCTTTATTCTGGTCAGTTCGATGGTGGCCCTGCTACCGGTGGTTTTGGTGCAACCCTGCCTGTCTACGGTCCTGGTACATCACTTGATCAGAAATACTGGAACAAGAAAGTATATTCTGACCCGGCTGTTCGTCAGGTAACTGGTACACAAACTTCTGGCTATCCCGCCTGGATCAACCACCGTGTGCTTCGTTATGCGGATGTGATCCTGATGAAAGCGGAAGCTTCCAACGAGTTGGGTGATGGCGCTACTGCCGAAGCCATGCTCGAACTGATCCGCGCCCGCGCCCGTGGTGGTGCCAGCGGTATTCTCCCTCATATTTCCTTTGTAAGTCAGGCGCAGATGCGTCAGGCGATCAAGGATGAAAGACGTTGGGAGTTCGCGATGGAAGGTTATCGTTTCAATGACCTCGTACGTTGGGGTGATGCCCTTTCTGTTCTGGGTCCTCTGGGATATACCGCTCGTTGTAACTACTATCCGATCCCTCAAAAAGCGATCGATCTGTCTGGCGGTGTTCTGGTTCAAAACCCCTTATGGTAA
- a CDS encoding LamG domain-containing protein, translated as MRLNTKKIAQLLLIGIPFVSLVGCQKFSRPALGDYPEDVPVTPTTPLRFYASFDSTTADDKQINIRFKDSISGYPSFFPNSSLGITPGVRGTGLKGADGAALNYLSANDFSSATSFTVAFWEKNSVPTGGNAQFAFTLPNKDYWSNTCMFILFDHTGSGATTDSAVVKFYVNDNSGDKWFELVGANRMPNIYDGNWHHLAFAYSETTSTMSIYRDGVLYKALEWTGHGQFKVTPSSVFNAVVGGMNKHVSLPGPQDSWMASWKGSLDQFRLYNKALSDAEVLALYTNKL; from the coding sequence ATGCGACTTAACACAAAAAAGATAGCACAACTCCTCCTCATCGGGATACCCTTTGTATCGCTGGTGGGTTGTCAGAAGTTTTCGCGCCCGGCCCTGGGAGACTATCCGGAGGATGTTCCGGTGACGCCAACCACGCCGTTGCGTTTCTATGCCAGCTTTGATTCAACCACAGCGGATGACAAGCAGATCAATATCCGGTTTAAGGATAGTATCTCTGGTTATCCCTCCTTCTTCCCCAACAGTTCCCTGGGTATTACACCTGGTGTGCGCGGTACGGGTTTGAAAGGTGCTGATGGTGCGGCCCTGAACTACCTGAGTGCAAATGACTTTTCATCAGCTACCAGCTTTACGGTTGCCTTTTGGGAAAAGAACTCGGTACCTACTGGCGGAAACGCACAGTTTGCCTTTACCCTGCCAAACAAAGACTACTGGTCCAATACCTGTATGTTCATCCTGTTTGACCACACGGGTTCTGGTGCTACCACCGACTCGGCTGTTGTGAAATTCTATGTGAATGATAACAGCGGTGACAAATGGTTTGAGCTTGTAGGTGCCAACCGGATGCCTAACATCTATGATGGTAACTGGCACCACCTGGCTTTCGCATATAGCGAAACCACTTCGACCATGAGCATCTATCGTGATGGTGTATTGTACAAAGCCCTTGAGTGGACCGGTCACGGCCAGTTCAAAGTAACCCCCTCCAGCGTATTCAATGCAGTGGTGGGTGGTATGAACAAGCACGTATCGCTTCCTGGTCCCCAGGATAGCTGGATGGCCTCCTGGAAAGGAAGTCTCGACCAGTTCCGTTTGTACAATAAGGCTCTGAGTGATGCTGAGGTGTTGGCTCTTTATACGAACAAACTGTAA
- a CDS encoding FecR domain-containing protein yields the protein MSQEKFWILLSKKLAQEASTEELQDLESMILEHPEWQFAIQNLEDLWKLKAEQPTQEGEDAYLLHLQRLKESQLFNNETETNPSDAYFFDNETRNPRWFRWMAAAAAVLVFTLGAYWLFQSRDSEEAAPLARADQNVISTRPGSKSKVQLPDGSIVWLNAGSKLTYDKQFGKTLREVELTGEGYFDVVKDPSKPFLIHTKTIDIRVLGTVFNVKAYPEDKTTETSLIRGSVEVSVKDRPNDKIILSPNEKLVVQNHREQEAEKIASKRPAIRPEILIRPLRYNIEDSTLVETVWVENRLVFREETFSDLAKRLERWYNVFIEIRDPELADMKLSGTFSDETIDEALQALTFTAPFKYERVNDRIFVHK from the coding sequence ATGAGCCAGGAAAAATTCTGGATTCTTTTGTCGAAAAAGCTTGCCCAGGAAGCCTCCACGGAGGAGCTTCAGGATCTGGAATCCATGATCCTGGAACACCCTGAATGGCAGTTTGCGATTCAGAACCTGGAAGACCTTTGGAAACTTAAAGCTGAACAACCTACACAAGAGGGAGAGGACGCATACTTACTTCATCTTCAAAGACTTAAGGAAAGCCAACTCTTCAATAATGAAACGGAAACCAACCCTTCTGACGCCTATTTCTTTGACAATGAAACCAGGAACCCCCGCTGGTTCCGGTGGATGGCAGCCGCCGCAGCGGTGCTGGTATTTACCCTGGGCGCTTACTGGTTGTTTCAGTCAAGAGACAGCGAAGAAGCCGCCCCGCTGGCCAGAGCCGACCAAAATGTGATCTCAACCCGTCCGGGTTCGAAATCAAAAGTGCAGCTGCCCGATGGGTCGATCGTTTGGCTGAATGCCGGATCGAAACTGACCTACGACAAGCAATTTGGCAAAACCCTTCGGGAAGTAGAGCTGACCGGAGAAGGTTATTTTGATGTGGTAAAGGATCCTTCGAAACCCTTCCTCATCCACACCAAAACGATCGACATCCGGGTACTGGGAACCGTATTTAATGTAAAAGCTTACCCCGAAGACAAGACGACAGAGACAAGCCTGATCCGCGGTAGCGTGGAAGTGTCGGTGAAAGACCGGCCAAATGATAAGATCATCCTCTCGCCAAACGAGAAGCTGGTCGTTCAAAACCACCGCGAACAGGAAGCCGAGAAGATCGCGAGCAAAAGACCAGCTATTCGTCCCGAGATCCTGATCCGCCCACTGCGCTACAATATAGAAGATAGTACACTGGTGGAAACGGTATGGGTGGAGAACCGGTTGGTATTCAGGGAAGAAACCTTTAGCGATCTGGCGAAAAGACTGGAAAGATGGTACAATGTATTTATTGAGATCCGTGACCCTGAACTGGCAGACATGAAATTATCGGGCACTTTTAGTGATGAAACGATCGATGAAGCACTGCAGGCCCTGACGTTCACCGCGCCGTTCAAGTATGAAAGAGTAAACGACAGAATCTTTGTTCACAAATAA
- a CDS encoding TonB-dependent receptor, whose translation MKLTLAFLTLFCMQLSARTFSQDKITLKMNEAELKKVLFAIEKKTSYRFLFSEDVVRNKPRVSVDVSNAPLNEVMREVLGNTGIGYKIINNNLVVLKSNLNSTDIDVVDKTVSGKVTSATGDPMVGVSVTIKGSRTGTTTDANGNFSLTVPDDATLVFSYVGYEDQEVSVVGKSTINVSLDLSVKIQDAVVVIGYGSASKRDLTGSIVKVSGKEVADKPNTNPVASLQGKVAGLYVVNNGTPGAEPDIRIRGTTSIGNLKPLYVVDGVLQDNINYLNPNDIESMEILKDPSSLAIFGVRGATGAIVITTKRAKAGQTIINFNTTYGFKTLVDKIEMVDANTFDELFDEENANNGIPTPNYNAIKGGNNTDWIDAVTRTGKFSTNNLSIAGASETNKFNFGLGYISDEGIIQHERLQRMTLSLNDEFRVSKGIKLGVNLNASRQRNPYNATAVLDDARKVMPHISSGTKPFRVKNPYGSDSVNVNLYSDVFRALQNSGVVNPLLELENRYDKNISYENRYVGSVYADITLLRNLNFRSTFYADISNVNSRTYSPLFYAYDPGTSLPVLYSNRTSVSEFDADWKKYQQDYILNYKKSFGSHNFNATAGFTTFYYGTFQRSATSSQGTGATDRPIPNDERFWYISNGFGYVNQGAASSTQSEYTTVSYLARILYNYQNKYYLNASFRDDASSRIPEKNRHQQFWSVGAAWELTREDFMMDQNIINFLKLKASVGVLGNQSTYGLSGDYPSYPGLRGGTVVPFGNNIVTGALPAYRVNPDLRWETVAAAEVGVEVNAFDNRLHFEANYYNKTTRDMMTYVSLGSLGLDDQLENGGEIRNWGTELSASWVQKVNNDLTINFSGNITFMDNEVKSVASSLPGGLIIRAYANNGSAEARTMPGNPIGSFFGYVVEGLYQTNLDVLLSPPASSLGAYRPGDFKFKDTNGDGVIDASDRVVIGNPSPDFIYGGSISANYKRFNLGVDFGGVYGNEVFRVWGSLESPFQRVNYPAFKTERWNGPGTSNWEPIISQADRFNYNGSTYNIEDGSYFRIRNLQLGYDFDPKILGKARIKGLRVFANVQNLKTWKKNKGYTAEYGGDAIGFGFDFAGGAIPRVTTFGLNVTF comes from the coding sequence ATGAAACTGACGCTTGCTTTCTTGACGTTATTCTGCATGCAGCTTTCCGCCAGGACGTTTTCGCAGGATAAGATCACCCTTAAAATGAACGAAGCCGAATTGAAAAAGGTTTTGTTCGCCATTGAAAAGAAGACGAGTTATCGTTTCCTTTTCAGTGAGGATGTGGTCCGCAATAAACCCCGTGTCAGCGTGGACGTTTCCAACGCCCCTCTTAACGAAGTGATGAGAGAGGTATTGGGAAATACAGGCATTGGGTACAAAATCATTAATAACAACCTGGTGGTTTTAAAATCGAACCTGAATTCCACGGACATTGATGTAGTGGACAAGACGGTTAGCGGTAAGGTGACCAGCGCGACGGGTGACCCGATGGTGGGTGTATCCGTAACGATCAAGGGTTCACGTACCGGGACAACCACCGATGCCAATGGTAATTTCTCCCTCACCGTTCCCGATGACGCCACTTTGGTGTTCAGCTATGTGGGCTATGAGGACCAGGAAGTTTCTGTAGTAGGTAAATCAACCATCAATGTATCTCTTGACCTTTCTGTAAAGATCCAGGATGCGGTGGTTGTGATCGGCTATGGTAGCGCCAGCAAGCGTGACCTGACCGGTTCGATCGTGAAAGTATCTGGTAAAGAAGTGGCCGATAAACCCAATACCAACCCCGTAGCTTCCCTGCAAGGAAAAGTGGCTGGTCTGTATGTAGTGAACAATGGTACACCGGGTGCTGAACCGGATATCCGGATTCGGGGTACCACCTCGATCGGTAACCTGAAACCATTGTATGTAGTAGATGGTGTTTTGCAAGACAATATCAATTACCTGAACCCGAACGATATCGAATCGATGGAGATCCTGAAGGATCCTTCTTCACTCGCCATCTTTGGTGTACGCGGTGCCACTGGTGCGATCGTGATCACTACCAAACGTGCAAAGGCAGGTCAAACCATTATCAATTTCAATACCACTTACGGTTTCAAAACCCTGGTGGATAAGATCGAAATGGTAGATGCCAATACTTTTGATGAGTTGTTTGACGAGGAAAATGCCAACAACGGTATTCCTACTCCTAACTACAATGCAATCAAAGGCGGTAACAATACTGACTGGATCGATGCGGTAACCCGCACCGGTAAGTTCAGCACCAATAACCTGAGCATTGCCGGCGCCAGCGAAACCAACAAGTTCAACTTTGGACTGGGTTATATCTCTGATGAAGGGATCATTCAACATGAGCGCCTTCAGCGTATGACGCTTTCTCTGAACGATGAGTTCCGCGTAAGCAAAGGCATCAAACTCGGTGTAAACCTGAATGCCTCCCGCCAGCGTAACCCTTACAATGCCACAGCGGTATTGGATGATGCACGCAAAGTGATGCCTCATATTTCTTCAGGCACAAAACCTTTCCGCGTGAAGAACCCATATGGTTCGGATAGCGTGAATGTAAACCTGTATTCCGATGTATTCCGCGCCCTCCAGAACTCGGGTGTGGTCAATCCTTTGCTGGAACTGGAAAACAGATATGACAAGAACATTAGTTATGAGAACCGTTATGTAGGAAGTGTGTATGCCGATATCACGCTGCTCCGCAACCTGAATTTCCGTTCTACATTCTATGCCGATATCAGCAATGTGAACTCCCGGACCTATTCTCCGCTTTTCTATGCGTACGATCCCGGTACCAGCCTTCCCGTGCTGTACAGCAACCGTACCAGTGTAAGCGAGTTTGATGCTGATTGGAAAAAGTATCAGCAGGATTATATCCTGAACTACAAAAAATCCTTTGGCAGCCATAACTTCAATGCTACAGCCGGTTTCACTACCTTCTATTATGGTACATTCCAACGGAGCGCTACTTCCAGTCAGGGTACTGGTGCTACGGATCGTCCGATCCCGAATGATGAGCGCTTCTGGTATATCAGCAACGGATTTGGTTATGTAAACCAGGGTGCTGCTTCCTCTACTCAGAGTGAGTACACAACGGTTTCTTACCTGGCCCGTATCTTGTATAACTATCAGAACAAATATTACCTGAATGCTTCTTTCCGTGATGATGCCTCTTCACGTATCCCTGAGAAAAACCGCCATCAGCAGTTCTGGTCGGTAGGTGCTGCCTGGGAGCTTACCCGTGAAGATTTCATGATGGATCAGAACATCATCAACTTCCTGAAATTAAAGGCTTCCGTTGGTGTACTGGGTAACCAAAGTACATACGGTTTGTCGGGTGACTATCCTTCTTATCCTGGTCTGCGTGGTGGTACGGTGGTGCCCTTTGGCAACAACATCGTTACCGGTGCCCTTCCTGCTTATCGGGTGAACCCTGATCTGCGTTGGGAAACTGTAGCCGCTGCCGAGGTAGGGGTGGAAGTGAACGCGTTTGATAATCGCCTGCATTTTGAAGCCAACTACTATAACAAAACCACCAGAGACATGATGACCTATGTATCTTTAGGTTCATTGGGTCTGGATGACCAATTGGAAAATGGTGGTGAGATCCGCAACTGGGGTACAGAATTGTCCGCCAGCTGGGTACAGAAAGTAAACAACGACCTTACCATTAATTTCTCGGGTAATATCACCTTCATGGATAATGAAGTGAAGAGTGTGGCCTCGAGTCTTCCTGGTGGATTGATCATCCGCGCCTATGCCAACAATGGATCTGCTGAAGCCCGCACCATGCCGGGTAATCCCATTGGTTCGTTCTTTGGCTATGTGGTTGAAGGTTTGTATCAAACCAACCTGGATGTTCTTCTGTCGCCTCCTGCTTCTTCCCTCGGTGCATATCGTCCTGGTGACTTTAAATTCAAAGACACCAATGGTGATGGTGTGATCGATGCAAGTGACCGCGTGGTAATCGGTAACCCTTCTCCTGACTTCATCTATGGTGGTTCGATCAGTGCAAACTACAAGCGTTTCAACCTGGGTGTTGACTTTGGTGGAGTATACGGCAACGAAGTGTTCCGTGTATGGGGTTCTCTTGAATCTCCCTTCCAGCGTGTGAATTATCCTGCCTTCAAAACCGAAAGGTGGAATGGACCGGGTACTTCGAACTGGGAGCCTATCATCAGCCAGGCTGACCGTTTCAACTACAATGGTTCTACCTACAATATCGAAGATGGTAGTTATTTCCGGATCCGGAACCTGCAATTGGGCTATGATTTCGATCCTAAGATCCTGGGCAAAGCCCGTATCAAAGGTTTGAGAGTATTTGCTAACGTGCAGAACCTGAAGACCTGGAAAAAGAACAAAGGATACACTGCTGAATATGGTGGAGATGCGATCGGCTTTGGTTTCGACTTTGCCGGTGGTGCAATTCCGAGAGTGACAACCTTTGGCCTGAATGTTACGTTCTAA
- a CDS encoding VCBS repeat-containing protein, with protein sequence MKRHLRLILPVLLIFIWISSCKQKPALFNILPASQTKIDFTNKLENKHLFSILYYLYYYNGGGVSTGDINNDGLPDIYFTANTKGNNKLYLNKGNMVFEDISEKAGVKGVSDWCSGSTMADVNGDGWLDIYVSSVNNKYGLTGHNQLFINNKDNTFTDKSIAYGLNVSAFTTQSAFFDYDHDGDLDCYILNQSHQPNANIVPAANRTRTDSLAGDRLYRNDLKTTGKFTDVSAEAGIYQGNLGYGLGISIADFNNDGWEDIYVGNDFHENDYYYINQQNGKYVDEGAQHFGHYSRFSMGNDAADFNNDGMIDIVTVDMLPPDEKTMKTYGSDENYDIYNLKLTGNGYQDQVSRNCLQLNHNNGAYFSDIALQAGMHATDWSWCPLMADFDNDGNKDLFISSGIVKRPVDLDYVRFASDLKAKGMDATDKFDDEAIKAMPDGAIHPFFFKGDGKLSFTEVSKEWGTGGLKGFYNGSAYADLDNDGDLDMVINVLNATSFVMENKMAKKSFLSLTLKGDSLNTTGIGAKTWLFTKNGMQYQQLMLTRGFQSSSDTRLHFGLDSLTTVDSLLVVWPDQRFEVLRNVAVNQRLNLEQKNATGIFDASTYFTPHEVPFKDVTDEVALDWRHKENGFVDFNIQYLIPHKQSTRGPRIAVADVNKDGLDDFYVCGAKGQPGAMMLQQAGGRFVAIDTTLFKVFAVCEEVDAEFFDANGDGYLDLWTVSGGNEMPANENASADHLYLNDGTGHFKIASGALPFMTENKSCVTTADIDKDGDLDVFVGFLSDIRKYGMPQSSYLYLNDGKGKFKVAPTPTMNLLKIGMVTDAQFTDLNKDGWPDLVVAGEFMPIKVYMNNKGIFETTDLPGSSGIWQRLLMTDVNGDGNMDFLAGNWGHNSKLWTGKNGPVKLYTRDYDNNGSFEQIMCYTINDKQYTFLAKDELERALPVLKKAYLSYSEVAGKDVKYVFYDLFKNYTEATAEVLGSSCFLGDGKGGFRRIDLPGELQLAPMMAILQDPSAKQPTYIAGGNFYGVLPYEGKYDALLPTRFYYDNKKETFVIGSVTPVKGEVRDLQWIKRGGVEELMVGRNNERMAVLTRINKD encoded by the coding sequence ATGAAACGACACTTGAGACTGATACTTCCTGTTCTATTGATTTTTATCTGGATCAGTTCCTGTAAACAAAAACCTGCACTTTTCAATATTCTTCCTGCGTCGCAAACAAAGATCGACTTTACCAATAAGCTCGAGAACAAACACCTTTTTAGCATTTTATATTATCTCTATTATTATAATGGTGGAGGTGTATCTACCGGCGATATCAACAACGACGGATTGCCGGATATTTATTTTACCGCCAATACGAAAGGGAATAATAAACTCTATCTCAACAAAGGCAATATGGTCTTTGAAGATATCAGTGAGAAAGCAGGTGTGAAAGGTGTTTCCGATTGGTGTAGCGGTTCCACCATGGCCGATGTGAATGGCGATGGCTGGCTTGACATCTATGTATCATCGGTGAATAACAAATATGGTTTAACCGGTCATAACCAACTTTTCATCAATAACAAGGACAATACATTTACCGATAAAAGTATTGCGTACGGATTGAATGTATCCGCTTTTACTACGCAGTCTGCATTTTTTGATTATGACCACGATGGCGATCTGGATTGTTATATCCTCAATCAATCGCATCAACCCAACGCGAATATCGTTCCCGCGGCCAATCGTACCCGTACTGATTCACTGGCGGGGGACCGGTTATATCGTAATGATCTGAAGACAACAGGAAAATTCACCGATGTATCGGCAGAAGCCGGAATTTATCAGGGTAACCTGGGCTATGGTCTCGGTATTAGTATCGCAGACTTTAATAATGATGGATGGGAAGATATCTATGTGGGAAATGATTTTCACGAAAACGATTACTACTATATCAACCAGCAAAATGGCAAATATGTGGATGAAGGCGCCCAACATTTTGGGCATTACAGCCGCTTTAGCATGGGAAATGATGCCGCCGATTTCAACAACGACGGCATGATCGATATTGTTACGGTGGACATGCTTCCGCCGGATGAGAAGACCATGAAGACCTATGGTAGCGATGAGAATTACGACATCTACAATCTGAAACTGACCGGTAATGGTTATCAGGACCAGGTGTCGCGCAACTGTTTACAATTAAACCATAACAACGGCGCCTATTTTAGCGATATCGCTTTACAAGCCGGTATGCACGCTACCGACTGGAGCTGGTGTCCGCTGATGGCGGATTTTGACAATGATGGAAATAAAGACCTGTTTATTTCCAGTGGTATCGTAAAGCGGCCGGTTGACCTCGACTATGTTCGCTTTGCTTCCGATCTCAAAGCCAAGGGGATGGATGCTACTGATAAATTTGATGATGAAGCCATCAAGGCCATGCCCGATGGAGCGATACACCCATTCTTTTTTAAAGGGGATGGAAAACTGAGTTTTACCGAAGTAAGCAAAGAATGGGGAACGGGCGGCCTTAAAGGTTTTTATAATGGCTCTGCCTATGCCGACCTCGACAATGATGGTGACCTGGACATGGTGATCAATGTACTGAATGCCACCAGTTTTGTAATGGAGAACAAGATGGCGAAAAAGAGTTTTCTTTCGCTCACCCTGAAAGGAGATAGCTTAAATACAACAGGTATTGGTGCGAAGACCTGGCTATTTACCAAAAACGGGATGCAGTATCAGCAGTTGATGCTGACCCGTGGGTTTCAATCTTCTTCTGATACGAGGCTTCATTTTGGCTTGGATTCACTTACCACTGTGGATAGCCTTCTTGTGGTGTGGCCTGATCAACGTTTTGAAGTTTTGCGAAATGTAGCGGTCAATCAGCGGTTGAACCTGGAGCAGAAGAATGCTACAGGTATATTTGATGCCAGCACCTATTTTACTCCACACGAAGTTCCCTTCAAAGACGTGACAGATGAAGTGGCCCTGGATTGGCGGCATAAGGAGAATGGATTTGTGGATTTTAATATTCAATACCTCATTCCCCATAAACAAAGTACACGTGGTCCGCGCATAGCCGTGGCCGATGTGAATAAAGACGGGTTGGATGATTTTTATGTTTGTGGTGCCAAGGGACAACCCGGCGCTATGATGCTTCAGCAAGCGGGAGGCCGATTTGTGGCCATAGATACTACCTTGTTCAAAGTTTTTGCCGTTTGCGAAGAAGTAGATGCTGAATTCTTTGATGCCAATGGAGATGGATACCTTGATCTTTGGACTGTAAGCGGCGGCAATGAAATGCCAGCCAATGAAAACGCGTCAGCCGATCATCTTTACCTTAATGATGGGACCGGGCATTTCAAGATTGCTTCGGGAGCCCTACCATTCATGACCGAGAATAAATCCTGTGTAACGACGGCCGATATTGATAAGGATGGTGACCTGGATGTGTTTGTTGGGTTTTTGTCGGACATACGTAAATACGGGATGCCGCAGAGTTCATATCTCTATCTGAATGATGGCAAGGGTAAATTCAAGGTGGCACCTACACCCACAATGAACCTGCTCAAGATCGGTATGGTTACCGACGCACAGTTTACAGATCTGAATAAAGATGGCTGGCCCGACCTGGTGGTGGCAGGTGAGTTCATGCCCATTAAAGTGTACATGAATAATAAGGGGATATTTGAAACCACTGATCTTCCCGGAAGTTCAGGCATCTGGCAACGTTTGCTGATGACCGATGTGAATGGCGATGGTAATATGGATTTTCTCGCTGGTAACTGGGGACATAATAGTAAACTCTGGACCGGTAAGAATGGTCCTGTGAAACTCTACACCCGGGATTATGATAACAATGGTTCTTTTGAGCAGATCATGTGTTATACCATCAATGATAAGCAATACACCTTTCTGGCCAAGGATGAATTGGAAAGGGCCTTGCCTGTTTTGAAAAAGGCCTACCTCTCGTACAGCGAAGTAGCCGGTAAGGATGTGAAGTACGTGTTCTATGACCTGTTCAAGAATTATACAGAAGCAACAGCGGAAGTGTTGGGGTCTTCCTGTTTTCTGGGAGATGGCAAAGGAGGTTTCCGCCGCATCGATCTGCCGGGAGAACTGCAATTGGCACCGATGATGGCCATCTTGCAGGATCCGTCGGCCAAGCAACCGACCTATATAGCCGGGGGGAATTTTTATGGCGTGTTGCCTTATGAAGGAAAATATGACGCGTTGTTGCCAACCCGGTTTTACTATGATAATAAAAAGGAAACCTTTGTCATTGGCTCAGTTACGCCGGTAAAAGGAGAAGTGCGGGATTTGCAATGGATTAAAAGAGGAGGCGTGGAGGAGTTGATGGTGGGGAGGAATAATGAAAGGATGGCTGTCTTGACCAGGATTAACAAAGATTAA